One Cucumis melo cultivar AY chromosome 8, USDA_Cmelo_AY_1.0, whole genome shotgun sequence genomic window, CTCGTAGCCCAAAGCCTGGGTTAACCCATCCGCtctgtcttcttcttctctctctctctcctctctccgTTTGTTCAGTTCAAGAAAAGGGAAATTGGGTTGATCCACTTTTCTCTTTCGTCTTCCTAAAGGTGAATTTCTGCTGCTACCCATTTTCTAGGGTTCCCTTTTCCTCCATCTTTTTCTGCAATTCAATGCCTCTCTAACAGTTTTACCTTCTTTTTCTGTCTCTTTTCTCGTTTTCAGTTTGCGGGTCTTTGTTGTTCTCAATCTTTGTTGCTTGAGTTGTTTGGGGAATTTATTGAAATGGGTGGGTACTGTTTGGATCTTTCTTGGTGGGTGTCTTTCATTCGTTTCTATGGCTCATTTGGAATGAAAATATTGAGTTGTGTTGGGCTTTTACGTTGTGTGTAGTGGGAACTTTTGAAGTTTTGTTCTTGTATGCTTTGTTTGGACTATGGAatatagtttcaatttttttcgtTTCTTGCTTTGTATTTGGTGAAATCGGTCTCAACTTGGGCAGAAATTAATGCCCTCAACTAAGTTAAGCTCTCATTTTTCTATTTCCTTAAGAATTTGGCTAATTATACGATGATTTCTGTGGCTGGAGTAGAATGTTTTTGTGACTGTTGGTGGGATTTGGGCATTTATGtgtttaaaattttttgttgtTCTGTTGGATGAATTTGGTATGATTGATTTATTTCAATCTTTACTCAATCGTGAGTACTTTTTTAATATAGTTTTTAGAAGGTATTAGTTGTACCACTTCTTTCGATAGTGTACAATTTTCCGACTTTAGTATAGTCCAAGTGGTTAAGACAATTGCTCTCAACCAAGAGGGCTAAAGATAGGTTCGAATCATCAGCccacttgttttttttttttttttactaagaattaaacacaaaacaaacaaaaaaaaatgagtCATCTATCTTCATTTTTATGTGAACAGAGTTAAATTCTAAGCGCTGAGATATTTCATGAGATCTTGGGTACTTTTTGTCTGAAGAGTATGTCCCCATCTTTCCATAGTTAAACAAGGATAGTTAGACTGAAGATGAGTAGGCCTAGCAGTATGTATGCTTGCTAGCAGCCATGTAATTTCATCGGAGTGGAGTTCTTTTGTAAATGTTCCATTCATTGCCTTGGGACTTAGCTCAATCTTCTAATGTTTCgttaaaatctaaaaaatgaTGGAAGTATGGACATCATATAGGGTTATGTTTGTGCAAGTATGTTTTTGTTGAAAAACCAAAAAACGGACTACAAATGGTATCAAGAGTGTGGTAGATGAAAAATATGAAGTGTTTGATCTCTGGGTTTTCTGATTGTTATATATGCATAAACGATAAATTTTGTTGATGGTTGGATCTGAGTGGTATGTATGGATTCTAAAATGATGGTTTCTTTCATTTCAGCTCGGCTTTTATGATATATGGTTTGgttctttaattctttttttatgtcgtatcagttgttttttatttaatcCACCCGTTGAAGTTGATTTAGTGAATATATATTGCGAAGTAAGACATTATGCTGAGATAATATATTTTGGTGCTTGAGGAGTTCCAGGGATAAGTTCCGGTGTTATTCCGCTTATATATTTTAGTAAAGAGCAGGATAAGAGAGGATGTCAGCTGGTCGGAACACCCATTGGTGTTATAGATGCAGAAGGTCGGTACGTCTCTGTGGTAGAGATGCAGTTTGCCCCAACTGCAATGGAGGATTTATCCAAGAACTTGATGATATGGTGCCTGGAAATCCATTTGATTTCTTTGGTCTAGATCATGATGAAGATCGCGATCATGGTCTGGGTGCATTCTCTGCTTTTATGAGACAACGTTTAGCCGAAAGAAATGACATGAGGGGAAGATCAGAGTCGCTTTTTGAGCATAGCCCGGGATTTGGTCCTTTATTAATATTTGGTGGTCAAATACCGTTGAGAAACAGCAGGTTAGAAGCTCTCTTCAATGGGGCTCCTGGCATTGGTATTACACGAGGCGATAGTGGTGACTATTTCATAGGCCCTGGACTGGAGGAGCTATTCGAACGGCTTTCAGCAAATGGTCATCGAGGCCCTCCACCAGCATCTAGATCATCAATCGACGCAATGCCCACAGTTAAGATCACACATCGACATCTTCGCTCAGATTCGCATTGTCCAGTCTGTAAAGAGAAATTTGAACTGGGGTCTGAAGCAAGGCAGATGGCCTGTAATCACATGTACCACTCAGATTGTATTGTTCCATGGCTAATCCAGCACAATTCTTGCCCCGTCTGCCGCCAGGAACTGCCGTCACAGGGAATAGGAGGTGGGGGTGGGGGACATAGCACCAACGATCAAAACCGAAGCAACAGCTATAGCAACGGGAGTGGCTCCCGGGTCAATCCAGGTAGACGGAATCCATTCTCTTATCTGTGGCCATTTCGGTCATCTAGTTCCAACTCCAACCATGGTGGAGCAGGGAGCAGTGAACCGTCGAACCACCAAATGGGGTATTCGGGATATCGATACACTAATTCACCATGAATTGAAGTTTGGAGATTGTTTGTTTGTAGTACAAAGGGTTGAAGATAAGCTTTGTTTGAAGAAGATACACAGGCTGTTGTATTTTTTGTGCAAATTTTCCTATGTAAATGACCTTATAATTAACTTGTAGTTGCTTATTGCTTCTGCTGATGTTTTCTTCATCTTCCATGTCAAAAAGATGACACATCAATTATTAGTATAAAATGGGAAAAATATTTTACTGCCTCTCGCTGAAGtgcttttatatatatgtatgtatagaattatatatatattttatttattatcaaACCAGAGATGTTGTAATAGTTGTCTTTGGAGGGGGTTTCTTCTACCCTCGGCCTCTAGATTGTTGTTTTGTTTGGTTCAATTCTATGCATGGTTTCTTGGTTCAATTCTATGTGTGGTTTCTGGGTGTAGAAAAAGTAAGTGTAAATATTATTTTTGCTTAGCTATAGGTAATTAATATAACCCATTGGGCTGGAAATTTGATGTTaatgaataaaaaaatcaaatttagtGTTTGTGATGTGAAAAATCAATTATGGTtaacaaaaaattatattttagtcttcataattataagtttaaaaaaaaaatgctttcTTCAATTGGTATGTATTTGGATACTTATTATCTATGAATTTATCAAAATCAAAAACTCTTCTTAGAAAGAGGGAGGGATGTTTTATTTACGTGAGAATTAGTTACAAGGTGGTAGTTACAAAAGGGTAGCTAACTAAATGAAAGCCTAATTAAGAAAAGAGTCTTTTGGCTTTACATCAAATCCACCCCGCATAAAATTAACTCGTCCTTGAGTGAGCTAAATAGCTAATTGAAAGTCATTTAGAGCATGAGAAGCATTTAAATCAGcaacatcaacaacaaagttGATATGTATGTCACAAAGCAACTCAACGTGGTAATTTGGTTTGTCCATTGGTTTGCAAATTGAGAAGGTTCAAATGCATTCTTCCACTCATCCCTCAACCTTATTTGAATAGGGTGGTATTCACCCTTGAGTTCCATTTTCGAAAAAATCAAGACTCCATTAAATTGATCTGAGTTACCTATTCGTAGAATTGTGAAGTTATACTTTGTTGCAATCTAATTGATAACTCTATTATCAATTTACATCCTCCAATATAAGCTAAGGCTTGATTGAATGTGcttcttttctttaatatttcttCAATATGGTTATGGTGTATCTCATACTT contains:
- the LOC103495857 gene encoding probable E3 ubiquitin-protein ligase RHC1A is translated as MSAGRNTHWCYRCRRSVRLCGRDAVCPNCNGGFIQELDDMVPGNPFDFFGLDHDEDRDHGLGAFSAFMRQRLAERNDMRGRSESLFEHSPGFGPLLIFGGQIPLRNSRLEALFNGAPGIGITRGDSGDYFIGPGLEELFERLSANGHRGPPPASRSSIDAMPTVKITHRHLRSDSHCPVCKEKFELGSEARQMACNHMYHSDCIVPWLIQHNSCPVCRQELPSQGIGGGGGGHSTNDQNRSNSYSNGSGSRVNPGRRNPFSYLWPFRSSSSNSNHGGAGSSEPSNHQMGYSGYRYTNSP